One part of the Streptococcus sp. oral taxon 431 genome encodes these proteins:
- the rsmD gene encoding 16S rRNA (guanine(966)-N(2))-methyltransferase RsmD encodes MKIVSGIYGGRPLKTLDGKTTRPTSDKVRGAIFNMIGPYFEGGRVLDLYAGSGGLSIEAVSRGMSSAVLVEKDRRAQNIVAENIRMTKETSKFQLLKMESSRALEQVDGVFDLVFLDPPYAKEQIVSDIEKMAERNLFSEDVMVVCETDKSVELPEEIACLGIWKEKIYGISKVTVYVR; translated from the coding sequence ATGAAAATCGTATCAGGAATCTACGGTGGGCGTCCTTTAAAGACGCTGGACGGTAAAACGACAAGGCCAACATCAGACAAGGTTAGGGGCGCTATTTTCAATATGATTGGCCCTTACTTTGAAGGCGGGCGTGTGCTAGATCTCTATGCTGGTAGCGGGGGGTTATCCATTGAAGCAGTTTCAAGAGGGATGTCTAGCGCTGTCCTAGTTGAGAAGGATCGCCGAGCCCAGAATATAGTCGCAGAAAATATTCGGATGACCAAGGAAACCTCTAAATTTCAATTATTGAAAATGGAATCCAGTCGCGCATTGGAGCAAGTGGATGGTGTCTTTGATCTTGTTTTTTTGGACCCTCCCTATGCAAAAGAACAAATCGTGTCCGATATTGAAAAAATGGCAGAGAGAAATCTTTTTTCAGAAGATGTCATGGTGGTTTGTGAGACCGATAAATCAGTAGAACTTCCAGAAGAAATTGCTTGTTTGGGTATCTGGAAGGAAAAAATATATGGGATTAGTAAGGTGACGGTTTATGTCAGATAA
- the asnA gene encoding aspartate--ammonia ligase has product MKKSFIHQQEEISFVKNTFTQYLKDKLEVVEVQGPILSKVGDGMQDNLSGIEHPVSVKVLQIPDETYEVVHSLAKWKRHTLARFGFGEGEGLFVHMKALRPDEDSLDATHSVYVDQWDWEKVIPNGQRNLAYLKETVEKIYKAIRLTELAVEARYDIESILPKQITFIHTEELVERYPDLTPKERENAICKEFGAVFLIGIGGELSDGKPHDGRAPDYDDWTTESENGYHGLNGDILVWNDNLGAAFELSSMGIRVDEDTLRRQVAITGDEDRLSLEWHKALLNGLFPLTIGGGIGQSRMAMFLLRKKHIGEVQTSVWPQEVRDTYENIL; this is encoded by the coding sequence ATGAAGAAAAGTTTTATCCATCAACAGGAAGAAATTTCCTTTGTAAAAAATACCTTTACCCAGTATTTGAAAGATAAATTAGAAGTTGTAGAAGTGCAGGGGCCAATCTTGAGTAAGGTTGGGGATGGGATGCAGGATAACCTCTCAGGGATTGAACATCCAGTTTCTGTTAAGGTTTTGCAAATCCCAGATGAAACCTATGAAGTGGTGCATTCCCTTGCTAAGTGGAAACGCCATACCTTGGCCCGTTTTGGTTTTGGCGAGGGTGAAGGCCTCTTTGTTCACATGAAGGCCCTTCGTCCAGACGAAGATTCGCTAGATGCGACTCACTCAGTCTATGTTGACCAGTGGGACTGGGAAAAGGTCATTCCTAATGGGCAACGCAATCTAGCCTATCTCAAAGAAACAGTCGAAAAGATTTATAAGGCTATTCGTTTGACAGAGTTAGCAGTAGAAGCACGCTATGATATTGAGTCAATTTTGCCTAAGCAAATTACCTTTATCCATACAGAAGAGTTGGTAGAACGCTACCCAGACTTGACACCAAAAGAACGTGAAAATGCTATCTGTAAGGAGTTCGGTGCGGTCTTCCTAATTGGTATCGGTGGAGAATTGTCAGATGGGAAACCTCATGACGGACGTGCACCAGACTATGATGACTGGACAACTGAGTCTGAAAATGGCTATCATGGCTTGAATGGGGACATCCTTGTTTGGAATGATAATTTGGGTGCAGCCTTTGAATTGTCTTCAATGGGGATTCGTGTCGATGAAGACACTCTTCGTCGTCAGGTAGCTATTACGGGAGATGAAGATCGCTTGAGTCTAGAATGGCATAAGGCTCTCTTGAACGGACTTTTCCCTTTGACAATCGGTGGAGGAATTGGACAGTCTCGTATGGCTATGTTCCTGCTTCGTAAGAAACACATCGGTGAAGTCCAAACCAGTGTTTGGCCGCAAGAAGTGAGAGATACTTACGAAAATATTCTTTAA
- a CDS encoding Bax inhibitor-1/YccA family protein, whose protein sequence is MNQTIIQERSGLNQFYAKVYAFVGIGIALSAIVSALMLTTFQDLLVQLMINARIWLIVTGVVEVALVIAASNMAYKNSPAALPMFLIYSVVNGFSLSFIVSLYLPGTVLTAFISSAALFFVMAIIGVVIKKDLSGIGRALIGALVGLILAMIVNIFLNSGLFDYIISIVMVLVFAGLIAWDNQKIRYVYEESNGQVATGWAISLALSLYLDFINLFLSFLRIFGSDD, encoded by the coding sequence ATGAATCAAACAATTATTCAAGAACGTTCTGGTCTGAATCAATTTTATGCAAAAGTCTATGCTTTTGTCGGGATTGGGATTGCCTTATCTGCAATTGTTTCAGCCTTGATGTTAACAACCTTCCAAGATCTTCTTGTTCAGTTAATGATTAACGCCCGTATATGGCTAATCGTAACAGGAGTAGTTGAAGTTGCCCTTGTCATTGCAGCCAGTAATATGGCTTATAAAAATAGCCCAGCAGCTCTTCCGATGTTTCTCATCTATTCAGTAGTGAACGGTTTTTCACTGAGTTTCATCGTGTCGCTCTATCTACCAGGAACGGTTCTAACGGCCTTTATTTCCAGCGCAGCTCTCTTCTTTGTCATGGCTATTATTGGAGTTGTAATTAAAAAGGACTTGAGTGGTATCGGACGTGCTTTGATTGGAGCCTTGGTAGGTCTCATCTTGGCTATGATTGTTAATATATTCTTAAACAGTGGTCTATTCGATTACATTATCAGTATTGTCATGGTTCTTGTTTTTGCAGGTTTGATTGCCTGGGATAACCAAAAGATTCGCTATGTTTATGAAGAATCAAATGGTCAAGTCGCTACAGGTTGGGCAATTTCATTGGCACTTAGCCTCTACCTCGACTTTATCAACCTCTTCCTCAGCTTCTTGCGTATCTTTGGAAGTGACGATTAA
- a CDS encoding TrmH family RNA methyltransferase — protein sequence MTIITSKANSVVKNAKKLHQKKYRKTSYLIEGWHLFEEAVQAGAKIEKIFALSEYGEKLTDYPQTVFVAEEILLDLADSQTPQGIVAIVQKEEEQLPDLSQGKYLFLEDVQDPGNVGTMIRTADAAGFSGVVVSSKSADIYSLKTLRSMQGSHFHLPIYRMPIETFVEEAKKGNLPILATTLSQNSKDYRELAQLADFVLVMGNEGQGISPFMTNQADQLVHITMKGQAESLNVAIAAGILMFYLS from the coding sequence ATGACTATTATAACCTCTAAAGCCAATTCTGTGGTGAAAAATGCCAAAAAATTGCATCAAAAAAAATATCGGAAAACCTCATATCTGATTGAGGGATGGCATCTGTTTGAAGAAGCTGTTCAGGCAGGTGCAAAGATTGAGAAAATATTTGCCCTTTCAGAGTATGGTGAAAAATTAACGGACTACCCTCAGACTGTCTTTGTGGCCGAAGAAATCTTGCTTGATTTAGCAGATTCACAAACTCCTCAGGGCATTGTAGCCATTGTTCAAAAGGAAGAAGAGCAGTTGCCGGATTTGAGCCAAGGGAAATATCTTTTCTTGGAAGACGTGCAGGATCCTGGAAATGTTGGCACAATGATCCGAACGGCAGATGCGGCAGGTTTTTCGGGAGTCGTTGTTTCAAGCAAGTCAGCAGATATTTATAGCTTGAAGACTCTTCGATCCATGCAGGGCAGTCATTTTCATTTACCGATTTATCGGATGCCTATTGAAACTTTTGTTGAAGAGGCTAAAAAGGGCAATTTACCAATTCTGGCAACTACTTTGTCCCAAAACTCTAAAGATTATCGTGAGCTTGCTCAGCTAGCAGATTTCGTCTTGGTTATGGGAAATGAAGGTCAAGGCATTAGTCCATTCATGACAAATCAGGCAGATCAACTGGTTCATATTACCATGAAAGGGCAAGCGGAAAGTCTCAACGTTGCCATTGCTGCAGGCATACTCATGTTTTATTTGAGTTAA
- a CDS encoding acylphosphatase, which yields MQKVKMIAQGRVQGVGFRWGVYTLALELGGITGRVWNNDDGTVEILAQAESSAIMAKFIQEIRKGPTPFSKVTYLDVQLSNFPSYSDFKVAN from the coding sequence ATGCAAAAGGTTAAAATGATCGCCCAAGGTCGCGTCCAAGGAGTGGGCTTCCGCTGGGGTGTCTATACCCTAGCTCTAGAACTAGGTGGCATTACGGGTCGTGTCTGGAATAACGATGACGGAACCGTTGAAATCCTTGCCCAAGCAGAGTCTTCAGCCATCATGGCCAAGTTTATCCAAGAGATTCGAAAAGGCCCTACCCCATTCTCTAAAGTAACCTATCTTGATGTTCAATTGAGTAACTTTCCATCTTATTCAGACTTCAAAGTCGCAAATTAG
- the yidC gene encoding membrane protein insertase YidC, which translates to MKSIKRFALSAMGVAMLLVLAGCVQIDKATGKPIGPVWDFLGAPMGEAIKYFANDQGLGFGVGIIIVTIIVRLIILPLGIYQSWKATLHSEKMNALKHVLEPHQTRLKEATTQEEKLEAQQALFAAQKEHGISMFGGVGCFPILIQMPFFSAIYFAAQHTEGVAQASYLGIPLGSPSMILVAFAGILYYLQSLLSLHGVEDETQREQIKKMLYMSPLMIVVFSVFSPASVTLYWVVGGFMMILQQFIINYIVRPKLRKKVREEFAKNPPKASKTSSNRKDVTPEPATAITTSNKKKNKKRNAGKQHSR; encoded by the coding sequence GTGAAATCTATTAAACGTTTTGCACTCTCGGCTATGGGAGTGGCTATGCTATTAGTCTTGGCAGGTTGCGTTCAGATCGATAAAGCAACAGGTAAGCCAATTGGTCCCGTTTGGGATTTCTTGGGTGCTCCAATGGGAGAAGCTATCAAATACTTCGCTAATGATCAAGGTCTCGGTTTCGGTGTTGGGATTATCATCGTAACCATTATCGTTCGCTTGATTATCCTTCCACTTGGTATCTACCAATCATGGAAAGCAACGCTTCACTCTGAAAAGATGAATGCTCTCAAGCACGTCCTTGAACCACATCAGACTCGCCTGAAAGAAGCAACAACTCAAGAAGAAAAACTAGAAGCTCAACAAGCTCTCTTTGCTGCTCAAAAAGAGCACGGCATCAGCATGTTTGGCGGCGTGGGATGTTTCCCTATCCTCATTCAAATGCCTTTCTTCTCTGCTATCTACTTTGCTGCCCAACATACTGAAGGAGTTGCCCAAGCAAGCTACCTAGGAATTCCTCTAGGCTCACCTAGTATGATTTTGGTTGCCTTTGCTGGTATCCTTTACTATCTTCAATCACTCCTTTCTTTACATGGAGTTGAGGATGAAACTCAAAGAGAACAGATCAAGAAGATGCTCTATATGAGCCCTCTCATGATTGTCGTGTTCTCTGTCTTCTCACCAGCCAGCGTTACACTTTACTGGGTTGTCGGTGGTTTCATGATGATACTTCAACAATTCATCATCAACTACATCGTTCGTCCAAAACTTCGTAAAAAAGTACGCGAAGAATTTGCTAAGAATCCACCAAAAGCAAGCAAAACTTCAAGCAATCGTAAAGATGTAACCCCTGAACCAGCAACAGCTATCACAACTTCTAACAAGAAGAAAAACAAAAAACGCAATGCTGGAAAACAACATTCTAGATAA
- the pflA gene encoding pyruvate formate-lyase-activating protein: MSEEIIDYGQVTGMVHSTESFGAVDGPGIRFIVFLQGCQMRCQYCHNPDTWAMETNKSRVRTVDDVLEEALRYRGFWGDKGGITVSGGEALLQIDFLIALFTKAKEKGIHCTLDTCALPFRNKPRYLEKFNKLMAVTDLVLLDIKEINEAQHKIVTSQTNKNILACAQYLSEIGKPVWIRHVLVPGLTDRDEDLIELGKFVKTLKNVDKFEILPYHTMGEFKWRELGIPYSLEGVKPPTADRVKNAKELMDTESYQDYMKRVHG; the protein is encoded by the coding sequence ATGTCTGAGGAAATAATTGACTATGGACAAGTGACAGGAATGGTGCATTCGACAGAGAGTTTTGGGGCGGTAGATGGCCCTGGAATTCGTTTTATTGTCTTTTTGCAAGGCTGTCAGATGCGTTGCCAATACTGCCATAACCCTGATACTTGGGCTATGGAAACCAATAAATCTCGTGTACGAACAGTAGATGATGTTCTAGAAGAAGCGCTTCGTTATCGTGGTTTCTGGGGAGACAAGGGAGGTATTACAGTCAGCGGAGGAGAAGCCCTCTTGCAGATTGATTTCTTGATTGCCCTCTTTACCAAGGCAAAAGAAAAGGGTATCCACTGTACCTTGGATACTTGTGCCCTTCCATTCCGTAACAAACCACGCTATCTAGAAAAGTTCAACAAGTTAATGGCAGTGACAGACTTGGTTCTCCTTGATATCAAGGAAATTAACGAAGCACAACACAAGATTGTAACCAGTCAAACTAATAAAAACATCTTGGCTTGTGCTCAGTACTTGTCAGAAATCGGTAAACCTGTTTGGATTCGTCACGTTCTTGTACCTGGATTGACAGACCGCGATGAAGATTTGATTGAACTTGGTAAGTTTGTAAAAACTCTCAAAAATGTTGATAAGTTTGAAATCTTGCCTTATCACACTATGGGTGAGTTCAAATGGCGTGAACTTGGGATTCCATATTCCCTTGAAGGAGTTAAACCTCCAACAGCAGATCGCGTCAAGAATGCTAAGGAATTGATGGATACAGAAAGCTATCAAGATTACATGAAACGTGTACATGGATAA
- a CDS encoding diaminopimelate decarboxylase: MKTPFIKRDALEKIVEEFPTPFHLYDEKGIREKARAVNKAFSWNKGFKEYFAVKATPTPAILKILQEEGCGVDCSSYVELLMSHKLGFAGSDMMFSSNNTPDREYAYARELGATINLDAFEDIEHLERAAGIPEIISCRYNPGGVFELGTDIMDNPGEAKFGMTKEQLFEAFAILKEKEAKTFGIHSFLASNTVTHLYYPELARQLFELAVEIKEKLDISLDFINLSGGIGVNYRPDQEPNDIALIGEGVRQVYEEVLTPAGLDQVKIFTELGRFMLAPHGILVTKVTHKKKTYRTYLGVDASAVNLMRPAMYGAYHHITNMMHPDGQTEVVDVVGSLCENNDKFAVNRELPQTEIGDLLVIHDTGAHGFSMGYQYNAKLRSAEILYTEDGGARLIRRAERPEDYFATLYGFDFDKD, translated from the coding sequence ATGAAAACACCATTTATTAAACGTGATGCCTTAGAAAAGATTGTTGAGGAGTTTCCAACCCCATTCCATCTTTACGATGAAAAAGGGATTCGCGAGAAAGCACGCGCAGTAAACAAGGCCTTTTCTTGGAATAAGGGCTTTAAAGAATACTTCGCAGTTAAAGCGACCCCAACCCCAGCTATTTTGAAAATCTTACAAGAAGAAGGGTGTGGAGTGGATTGTTCTAGTTATGTCGAACTCTTAATGAGTCATAAACTAGGATTTGCAGGTTCCGATATGATGTTCTCATCTAATAATACTCCAGATAGAGAATATGCCTATGCCCGTGAATTAGGTGCGACGATTAATTTAGATGCCTTTGAAGATATCGAGCATTTGGAACGTGCAGCAGGTATCCCAGAAATCATCTCTTGCCGTTACAATCCTGGTGGCGTATTTGAACTGGGTACGGACATTATGGATAATCCTGGTGAAGCTAAGTTCGGGATGACTAAGGAACAGCTTTTTGAAGCCTTTGCAATCTTGAAAGAAAAGGAAGCTAAAACCTTTGGGATTCATTCCTTCCTAGCTTCCAATACAGTGACCCATCTCTACTATCCAGAATTAGCACGTCAGCTTTTTGAATTGGCAGTAGAAATCAAGGAAAAGTTAGATATTTCACTGGACTTTATCAATCTTTCTGGTGGTATCGGGGTCAACTATCGCCCAGATCAAGAGCCTAATGACATCGCTTTGATTGGAGAGGGAGTTCGTCAGGTTTATGAAGAAGTCCTCACACCAGCAGGCCTTGATCAGGTTAAGATTTTTACAGAACTTGGTCGCTTTATGTTGGCACCTCATGGAATTCTAGTCACAAAAGTAACTCATAAAAAGAAAACCTACCGTACTTATCTAGGAGTAGATGCGTCAGCTGTCAATCTTATGAGACCAGCTATGTATGGTGCTTATCACCACATTACTAATATGATGCATCCTGATGGTCAGACTGAAGTAGTTGATGTTGTTGGTTCTCTTTGTGAAAACAACGATAAGTTTGCAGTTAATCGTGAACTACCTCAAACAGAAATTGGTGATTTGTTAGTCATTCATGATACAGGTGCGCATGGCTTCTCTATGGGCTACCAGTACAATGCCAAGCTTCGTTCGGCAGAAATTCTCTATACAGAGGACGGTGGAGCACGCTTGATCCGCCGAGCAGAGCGACCAGAGGATTATTTTGCGACTCTCTATGGGTTTGATTTTGACAAGGATTAA
- the purR gene encoding pur operon repressor has protein sequence MKLRRSDRMVVISNYLINNPYKLTSLNTFAEKYESAKSSISEDIVIIKRAFEEIEIGHIQTVTGAGGGVIFTPSISTQDSKAIIDELREKLSESDRILPGGYIYLSDLLSTPSILKNIGRIIAKSFMDQKIDAVMTVATKGVPLANAVANVLNVPFVIVRRDLKITEGSTVSVNYVSGSSDRIEKMFLSKRSLKAGSRVLIVDDFLKGGGTINGMISLLSEFDSELAGVAVFADNAQEDREQQFDYKSLLRVTNIDVKNQQIAVEVGNIFDTEK, from the coding sequence ATGAAATTAAGAAGAAGTGATCGGATGGTTGTTATTTCCAATTACTTGATCAACAATCCATACAAATTAACCAGTCTCAACACCTTTGCAGAAAAGTATGAATCTGCCAAGTCTTCTATTTCAGAAGATATCGTCATCATCAAACGTGCTTTTGAAGAGATCGAAATTGGTCATATCCAAACAGTGACAGGTGCAGGTGGAGGAGTTATTTTTACACCATCTATTTCTACCCAAGATTCTAAAGCTATTATTGATGAGTTGCGTGAAAAGCTCTCAGAAAGCGACCGTATCCTTCCAGGTGGCTACATTTATCTATCGGATCTGCTCAGCACACCGTCCATTTTGAAAAATATTGGTCGCATTATTGCTAAGAGCTTCATGGATCAGAAGATTGATGCTGTTATGACGGTGGCGACCAAAGGGGTTCCGCTTGCAAATGCAGTGGCAAATGTCCTCAACGTACCTTTTGTTATTGTCCGTCGCGACTTGAAAATTACTGAGGGTTCAACTGTTAGTGTCAACTATGTTTCAGGTTCTAGTGACCGTATCGAAAAGATGTTCCTTTCAAAACGTAGCCTCAAAGCAGGAAGTCGTGTCTTAATCGTCGATGACTTCTTGAAGGGTGGAGGAACCATTAACGGGATGATTAGCCTCTTGTCTGAGTTTGATTCAGAGTTGGCTGGTGTAGCTGTCTTTGCTGATAATGCACAGGAAGACCGTGAACAACAGTTCGACTACAAGTCACTCTTGAGAGTCACAAATATTGATGTGAAGAACCAACAAATTGCTGTTGAAGTTGGAAATATCTTCGATACAGAAAAATAA
- a CDS encoding 3'-5' exoribonuclease YhaM family protein — protein MKISHMKKDEHFEGFYLIKSADLRQTRAGKNYLAFTFQDDSGEIEGKLWDAQPHNVAAFTAGKVVHMQGRREVYNNTPQVNQITLRLPQPGEPNDPADFKVKSPVDAKEIREYMSQMIFKIENPIWQRIVRKLYTKYDKEFYSYPAAKTNHHAFETGLAYHTATMVRLAEAIADIYPQLNKSLLYAGIMLHDLAKVIELTGPDQTEYTVRGNLLGHIALIDSEITKAVMELGIDDTKEEVVLLRHVILSHHGLLEYGSPVRPRIMEAEIIHMIDNLDASMMMMSTALALVDEGEMTNKVFAMDNRSFYKPKLD, from the coding sequence ATGAAGATTAGTCACATGAAGAAAGATGAGCATTTTGAAGGTTTTTACCTAATCAAGTCAGCTGATCTTAGACAAACCCGAGCTGGGAAAAACTACCTAGCCTTTACCTTCCAAGATGATAGTGGGGAAATCGAAGGCAAACTTTGGGATGCTCAACCGCATAACGTTGCAGCATTTACAGCAGGAAAAGTAGTCCATATGCAAGGACGAAGAGAAGTGTATAATAACACCCCTCAGGTCAATCAAATTACTCTTCGTCTGCCTCAGCCTGGCGAACCCAACGACCCAGCGGACTTTAAGGTTAAATCTCCAGTAGATGCCAAAGAGATTCGTGAGTATATGTCACAGATGATTTTCAAAATTGAAAATCCGATTTGGCAGCGAATTGTTCGGAAACTCTACACCAAATATGACAAGGAATTCTACTCCTATCCAGCTGCTAAGACCAACCATCATGCCTTTGAAACAGGCCTGGCCTACCATACAGCAACCATGGTTCGTTTGGCAGAAGCAATTGCAGATATTTATCCTCAGCTCAATAAAAGTTTACTTTATGCAGGAATCATGCTCCATGATTTAGCCAAGGTCATCGAGTTGACAGGTCCTGACCAAACTGAGTACACAGTAAGAGGAAATCTTTTAGGGCACATTGCTTTGATTGACAGTGAAATCACAAAAGCAGTTATGGAGCTTGGAATCGATGATACCAAAGAAGAGGTTGTCCTTCTTCGTCATGTCATTCTCAGTCACCATGGTCTCCTTGAGTACGGAAGCCCTGTTCGTCCACGCATTATGGAGGCAGAGATTATTCACATGATAGACAATCTGGACGCAAGTATGATGATGATGTCAACGGCTCTCGCTCTTGTTGATGAGGGAGAAATGACCAATAAGGTCTTTGCCATGGACAATCGTTCCTTTTATAAGCCAAAATTAGACTAG
- the rmuC gene encoding DNA recombination protein RmuC, giving the protein MESLLVVLLVANLAGLFLIWQRQDKQEKYLTKSLEDQSDNLSDQLDYRFEQARQASQLDQKDLEVAVSDRLQEVRIELHQGLTQVRQEMNENLLQTRDKTDQRLQALQESNEQRLEQMRQTVEEKLEKTLQTRLQASFETVSKQLESVNRGLGEMQTVARDVGALNKVLSGTKTRGILGELQLGQIIEDIMTPAQYEREFATVENSSERVEYAIKLPGQGDQEYVYLPIDSKFPLADYYRLEEAYEAGDKDEIERCRKSLLASVKRFAKDIKSKYLAPPRTTNFGVLFVPTEGLYSEIVRNPIFFDELRREEQIIVAGPSTLSALLNSLSVGFKTLNIQKSADHISKTLASVKTEFGKFGGILVKAQKHLQHASGNIDELLNRRTTAIERTLRHIELSEGEPALDLLQFQEDEEEYED; this is encoded by the coding sequence ATGGAAAGTTTACTTGTTGTTTTATTAGTTGCTAATCTAGCCGGCCTCTTTCTTATTTGGCAAAGGCAGGACAAGCAGGAAAAATATCTGACCAAGAGTTTGGAAGACCAATCAGATAACCTATCAGACCAGTTAGATTATCGATTTGAACAAGCCAGACAAGCTAGCCAGCTAGATCAAAAGGACTTAGAAGTGGCTGTCAGTGACCGTTTGCAAGAAGTGCGAATCGAGTTGCACCAAGGTCTGACCCAGGTACGTCAGGAGATGAACGAAAACCTCCTCCAAACAAGAGATAAGACTGACCAACGCCTACAAGCCTTGCAGGAATCAAATGAGCAACGCTTGGAACAGATGCGCCAAACGGTTGAGGAAAAGCTAGAGAAGACCTTGCAGACACGCTTGCAGGCCTCCTTTGAGACAGTTTCCAAGCAACTGGAATCTGTCAACCGAGGACTTGGAGAAATGCAGACGGTGGCGCGAGATGTCGGTGCGCTTAATAAAGTCCTTTCTGGAACTAAAACGCGAGGAATTCTAGGAGAATTACAACTGGGACAGATTATCGAAGATATCATGACACCTGCCCAGTATGAACGAGAATTTGCAACAGTTGAAAACTCTAGTGAACGTGTGGAATACGCCATCAAGTTACCTGGACAAGGTGACCAGGAATATGTCTATCTACCGATTGATTCTAAGTTTCCACTGGCAGATTATTACCGTCTGGAAGAAGCCTATGAAGCAGGTGACAAGGACGAGATTGAGCGCTGTCGTAAGTCTCTCCTAGCAAGCGTCAAGCGTTTTGCTAAGGATATTAAGAGTAAGTACCTGGCGCCACCTCGGACAACCAATTTTGGAGTCTTGTTTGTTCCGACAGAAGGTCTCTATTCAGAAATCGTTCGTAATCCGATTTTCTTTGATGAGTTGAGACGGGAGGAGCAGATTATCGTTGCAGGACCAAGTACCTTGTCAGCCCTCCTAAACTCCCTATCGGTTGGTTTCAAGACCCTTAATATCCAAAAGAGTGCGGACCATATCAGTAAAACCCTTGCTAGTGTCAAAACCGAATTTGGCAAGTTTGGTGGTATTTTGGTTAAAGCGCAAAAACACCTCCAACATGCCTCTGGCAATATTGATGAATTACTAAATCGTCGTACTACAGCTATCGAGCGGACGCTCCGTCACATTGAGTTATCAGAAGGTGAGCCTGCGCTTGATCTACTCCAGTTCCAAGAAGATGAGGAAGAATATGAAGATTAG
- a CDS encoding thiamine diphosphokinase, translating into MNECKLSEINWTKVAVFAGGDRGHYRTDFDCFVGVDRGSLWVLEEKLPLALAVGDFDSVTEEERQLIQEHAQHFVQAQPEKDDTDLELALLTIFEKNPQAQVTIFGALGGRIDHMLANVFLPSNPKLAPYMRQIEIEDGQNLISYCPEGTSQLEPRSDYDYLAFMPVRDSQLTIIGAKYELTEKNFFFKKVYASNEYIDREVLVTCPDGYVVVLHSKDRR; encoded by the coding sequence ATGAACGAGTGCAAGCTCTCAGAAATCAACTGGACTAAAGTTGCAGTTTTTGCAGGGGGAGACCGCGGTCACTACCGGACAGATTTTGACTGTTTTGTCGGTGTGGATCGAGGCTCACTCTGGGTACTGGAGGAAAAACTTCCTCTTGCTCTTGCAGTTGGGGATTTTGATTCTGTGACTGAAGAAGAACGTCAGTTGATTCAAGAACATGCCCAGCATTTTGTCCAAGCTCAGCCAGAGAAGGATGATACCGATCTGGAACTAGCACTGTTAACGATTTTTGAAAAAAATCCTCAGGCTCAGGTGACCATTTTTGGCGCCCTAGGTGGTCGCATCGACCATATGCTGGCCAATGTCTTTCTGCCTAGCAATCCTAAATTGGCGCCCTATATGCGTCAAATAGAGATTGAGGATGGGCAAAACTTGATTAGCTATTGCCCAGAAGGGACCAGTCAACTTGAACCACGTTCGGACTATGATTATCTGGCCTTTATGCCGGTTCGGGATAGTCAGTTGACCATTATCGGTGCCAAGTATGAGTTGACAGAGAAAAATTTTTTCTTTAAGAAAGTTTATGCTTCTAACGAATATATAGATAGGGAAGTTTTGGTGACTTGCCCAGATGGCTATGTGGTTGTCTTGCATAGCAAAGACAGGAGGTAG